atgtacactgcatacacacacacacacacacacacacatacacatacacaaatgctcacacacgcataatacgcgcacacacacacacacacacacacacacacaccacacgtatcATAGCAGAATTATTTTCCATGAAATATGGAGCTACAGGTGATCAGTTAATTAATATACAGATAATTAGTGCAGATCTGCTTACATTATTTATGCATAAAACTTTGCTTGAATCTCTTCCACTgcagcctcgggtcaaccaaagacttgagggaggatttggtagacggaaacccaaagaagcccgtcgtgtgtgtgtgtgtgtgtccgtgtccttgCATCTCTCTTTGTCCCCAATATCgtgtgacaaccggtgttggtttctttacgcctcatcatttcgaggtcgattaaataagtaccagttgcgcacttgggtcgatataatcgacttaatacctatgtctgtccttgtttgtcccctctgtgtttagcccctgtgggtgataaagaaataggtatttcgtctgccgttacgttctgagttcaaattccgccgagtcgacttgcCTATCattcttcggggtcgattaaataagtaccagttgcgcacttgggtcgatataatcgacttaatccgtttgtctgtccttgtttgtcctctttgtgttagccccttgtgggtgataaagaataggtatttcgtctgccgttacgttctgagttcaaattccgccgaggtcgactttgcctatcattctttcggggtcgataaattaagtaccagttacgcactggggtcgatgtaatagatagagagagagggggaagtgtgtgtgtgtgcgtgtgtgtgtgtgtgtgtgtgttgtgtgtgtgtgtgtgcatgcgtgtgttagtTTCTTTACTAAAACTGATAATCATGAACCACCGACAGTTTCAAGTGTCACCACCACGACTACaccaaataacaacaataacaacactacaCGCGTTCGTGCTTATCAGGCTATCTACCAATCCCACCGTGTTTACTGGAGCGTGTTTAGTACAATAACTTCATATTAAAACTAGCCTATCTTTGTTTCAATCGAGAAATGATACGTGGACAATCATTGGCATGAAAAGTATCAATATCTGTTGCCTTTACTAACCTTTGTGGACAGTTTTTATTTCATTGGACATTAGACATAACAGTGGACATAGCTGTCATAATCGGACGGTCCGAAACCGAAGCTTGTGTTGATATCCTGAGACCGCGCAGGCCTCTGTTGTAGTTTTGGAAGCGGTGcataatatggtgtgtgtggtcaTTTTTGGTACTCTCGGACATTACCGATAAAAGAGGACAGTCGCCCAGCAGTAAGCATTAGTGTACAGTGAGAGTGGACATTCCTAACGTTTTTCTCGTTGACCACTGAGAGCATTAGGGCTCCTTCTATCCACTACAAAGGTAAGATACTGTTTTATAAGCTTCAGCttgttgctttgtgtgtgtgtatgtgcatgcggcatgtgggtgcgcgcgcgcgtgcttgtatgttgtgtgtgtgtgtgtgtgtgtgtgcatgcgtgtgttagtTTCTTTACAAAACTGATAATCATGAACCACCGACAGTTTCAAGTGTCACCACCAACGACTACaccaaataacaacaataaaacaccACACGCGTTCGTGCTTATCAGGCTATCTACCAATCCCACCGTGTGTTTACTGGCGGTGTTAGTACAATAACTTCATATTAAAACTAGCCTATCTTTGTTTCAATCGAGAAATGATACGTGGACAATCATTGGCATGAAAAGTATCAATATTGTTGCCTTTACTAACTTTGTGGACAGTTTTTATTTCATTGGACATTAGACATAACAGTGGACATAGCTGTCATAATCGGACGGTCCGAGAACCGAAGCCTTGTGTTGATATCCTGAGACCGCGCAGGCCTCTGTTGTAGTTTTGGAAGCGGTGctaatattggtgtgtgtggtCATTTTTGGTACTTCTCGGACATTACCGATAAAAGAGGACAGTCGCCCAGCAGTAAGCATTAGTGTACAGTGAGAAGTGGACATTCCTAACGTTGTTTCTCGTTGACCACTGAGAGCATAGGGCTTCCTTCTATCCACTACAAAGGTAAGATACTGTTTTATAAGCTTCAGCttgttgctttgtgtgtgtgtatgtgcatgcgggcatgtgggtgcgcgcgcgcgtgcttgtatgtggggtgtgtgtgtgtgtgtgtaatgcatgcatagtgtgtgtgtgtacatgcatgcataggtgtgtgtgtgtacatgcatgcataggtgtgtgtgtgtgtgcaagagagagagagaggagagagagagagagagaagagagagagagagagagagagagagggtatttctttattcaccataatgttgagaaaaagaggaggccctgtggtaagtagcttgcttaccaaccacatggttccgggttcagtcccactgcgtggcaccttgggcaagtgtcttctactatagcctcgggccgaccaaagccttgtgagtggatttggtagacggaaactgaaagaagcccgtcgtatatatgtatatatatatatatatatatatatatatacatgtgtgcgtgtatgtctgtgtgtctgtgtttgtcctcctagcattgcttgacaaccgatgctggtgtgtttatgtccacgtcacttagcggtccggcaaaagagaccaatagaataagtactgggcttacaaagaataagtcccgaggtcgagctgctcgactaaaggcggtgctccagcatggccgcagtcaaatgactgaaacaagtaaaagagtatacgtacatatagttgcatatgtatactcacacacatgcacacacactcattatatatactcacacacatgcacacacactccttatatatactcacacacatgcacacacacccattatatatactcacacacatgcacacacacccattatatatactcacacacatgcacacacacccattatatatactcacacacatgcacacacactccttatatatactcacacacatgcacacacacccattatatatactcacacacatgcacacacactccttatatatactcacacacatgcacacacactcattatatatactcacacacatgcacacacacccattatatatactcacacacatgcacacacactccttatatatactcacacacatgcacacacactccttatatatactcacacacatgcacacacactccttatatatactcacacacatgcacacacactcattatatatactcacacacatgcacacacacccattatatatactcacacacatgcacacacactccttatatatactcacacacatgcacacacactccttatatatactcacacacatgcacacacactcattatatataaggcggtgctttagcatggccgcagtcaaatgactgaaacaagtaaagagagagagagagagagggggggagggagacaatgtgtgtgtgtaagagagagagagagagtatttctttattcaccataaggttgagaaaaagaggggacaatatggggacagacaaaacaaacgttgggggtcagggtatcgaatgagacgaaacgtatgaataaacaaacaattaaaatatatacaattaaatgagaatgagtgattaacaaaaaatgaagcggaggaaacggtcgaccccacaaaccacagactcacactgaagactttgctttatccttttttacattctcgtttaaacaggttctttcactcgcaacatgcTTGCTATGTACTTccagactttgcctttcttcctttcggggtcgactaaataagtaccagttacgcactggggtcgatataatcgacttactcccttggtctgtccgtgtttgtcctctctatgtttagccccttgtgggcaataaagaaatatatatacttccatcttttacgaaacacactttgcgacaggcatttcttctccagccttattttccgtttcatgtggaaaactagacaaacagacagacagacagaaagaaagagcgtgtgggtgcgtgtgtgaccaagtgtgtgagaaagtgtgtttgtgtgaatgtgagcatgtgactgtgtgtttgtgcatgtgtgtgtttgtgtgttagtgatagtgtgttagtgtgtgagtgttagtgtgtgcgtgtgtgtgtgtgtttgtgtgtttgtgtgtttgtgtgtgtgtgtttgtgtgtgttagtgtgtttgtgtttgtgttagtgtgtttgtgtatgttagtgtgtttgtgtgttagtgctagtgtgtttgtatttgtgtttgtatcttccactatttcagtatcacgtgtcaaaagtgaaacaataacatctctctactttcactttgatAGTTTCACTATtgatactgaaactattaaagtgaaacttttattaaaatgaaactattatctcacatatactcagacatacatacatatatattgggttgtccggaaagttcgtgccgatttagagtagcttacctttcgacttattttagaacatggttgagtccataaaataggatttgactacacctccatttagagcagagTTTATGTTCAACAAGAAGCTTtatatgcaacaaaatggttcatatttggctgattaaaaatgtaatggcaagtatttattgaccttttcctttcctttaagaatcagcacgaactttgcggacaacccaatatatagtatatatatatatatatatatatatatataatatatattatatatatatataaatttaaatatagtagagtgtatatgtattgtatgtaagtacgtatatctCTGCTGATTCTAGGCTCAGGATTTACCGGTTTCCTTCTATTAGTCCAGCCATGACTACAACGCTGATATTAACCCTTGCAACAATTCTGACCGTTACCTcgaatcaagaatttgatgaagCTTACTACAAACCTTTGGAAACTGGTTATTCCTATGGTTATATTGGGACATCTCCAACAGAACACTTCCCCACCGTATCAAGTCTACAGGAATGTGCCTTCTATGCTCTAAACAGCCAATCAGAATTCTTTACTTACAACAAAGTCAGCCGTGTTTGTAAGAATTACTCACCGAAAGATATAATGGAAGCCGTCAGCACGAGTGACACCAACGAGATTTCCTACTACAGAAGTAAGTgagttatcatcgtcatcatcatcatcatcatcgttgttgttgttgttgttgttgttattattattattattattattattattattattattattattattattattattattattattattatttcaggaaGAGAATGGATTAAAACTTATGCCATATCAATGGGAGCAAATTCGTTGATCTATAATTCCTTCCTCAATATAGGAAGTCCTTCAACTTGGAATGTGGACAAATGCAGTGGTATCTATTGTCCGAATTTCTTCCGGCATCCAATACTTGATATCTGGAACCATCTTCCAATTGAGCAggtttgtatacacacagacacttacgCTGCATATAGTCTTGAAGTGTACGGCAGTaaatttaagtatttatacacgtactcttttactgtttcagtcatttgactgcggccatgctggagcaccgcctttagtcgatctaatcgatcccgggacttattctttgtaagcccagtacttattctatcggtctcttttgccgaaccgctaagtgacggggacgtaaacacaccagcatcggttgtcaagcaatgctagggggacaaacacagacacacaacccccccccacatatatgtatacatatatacgacaggcttctttcagtttccgtctaccaaatccactcacaaggcattggtcggcccggggctatagcagaagacacttacccaaggtgccatgcagtgggactgaacccggaaccatgtggttggttagcaagctacttaccacacagcc
The DNA window shown above is from Octopus sinensis linkage group LG30, ASM634580v1, whole genome shotgun sequence and carries:
- the LOC115226727 gene encoding uncharacterized protein LOC115226727, which gives rise to MTTTLILTLATILTVTSNQEFDEAYYKPLETGYSYGYIGTSPTEHFPTVSSLQECAFYALNSQSEFFTYNKVSRVCKNYSPKDIMEAVSTSDTNEISYYRRREWIKTYAISMGANSLIYNSFLNIGSPSTWNVDKCSGIYCPNFFRHPILDIWNHLPIEQILC